From a single Stackebrandtia endophytica genomic region:
- a CDS encoding MarR family winged helix-turn-helix transcriptional regulator codes for MTATTPVPDSFDPEELETWSTLATLLEWLPAALDAQLQRDAGMSHFEFGILFALSRTKDGTLRMSELAGYANSTLSRLSRAAARLERRGWLRRAPDPGDGRITIAVLTEAGRDAMLAAEPGHVALVRQLVFAPLTRTQAMQLERSARRINGTIRAKDGWSPSA; via the coding sequence ATGACTGCCACCACACCCGTTCCCGACTCGTTCGATCCGGAGGAGCTCGAGACCTGGTCAACGCTTGCGACGCTATTGGAGTGGCTTCCAGCTGCATTGGATGCGCAACTGCAGCGGGACGCAGGGATGAGCCACTTCGAGTTCGGGATCCTCTTCGCGCTCTCCCGGACCAAAGACGGCACACTACGCATGAGCGAGCTGGCCGGCTACGCCAACAGCACTCTCTCGCGACTCTCGCGTGCCGCGGCACGCCTCGAACGCAGAGGCTGGCTGCGTCGCGCACCCGACCCGGGCGACGGGCGCATCACCATTGCGGTGCTCACCGAAGCCGGCCGGGACGCCATGCTCGCGGCAGAACCGGGGCATGTCGCACTCGTGCGTCAACTGGTGTTCGCCCCACTCACCCGCACCCAGGCAATGCAGCTGGAACGCAGCGCCCGACGGATCAACGGCACGATCCGGGCCAAGGACGGATGGAGCCCCTCCGCCTGA
- a CDS encoding alpha/beta fold hydrolase: protein MGLSAHQWGDGSKLAVLLHGMADDSTTWRRFGQTLAALGYRVFAPDLPGHGRSSAMPGSSAEEFTTAVLDVLPREPDLAVGHSLGGMVLSLLAADVRATRTVYSETLFRPPPYGDLTAGELADALASSVHPVGETGRWDPKTTAGFLHDIGGTDLTPDPMTPSLVQYAESGVISGSEAARLRRAGLITRSVPGADHAPHVSSYDEFLSSLDGWI from the coding sequence ATGGGACTCAGCGCACACCAGTGGGGTGACGGCAGCAAGCTGGCCGTGTTGCTGCACGGGATGGCCGACGACTCCACGACCTGGAGACGTTTCGGTCAAACCCTTGCGGCACTGGGCTACCGGGTGTTCGCACCGGATCTGCCGGGGCATGGAAGGTCGTCGGCGATGCCCGGTTCCTCGGCCGAGGAATTCACGACGGCGGTGCTGGACGTCCTCCCCCGCGAACCCGACCTGGCAGTGGGACACTCCCTCGGAGGCATGGTTCTGTCGCTGCTCGCCGCCGACGTGAGGGCGACCCGCACCGTCTACTCGGAGACGTTGTTCCGGCCACCACCGTACGGTGACCTGACGGCGGGCGAACTCGCCGACGCCCTCGCCTCCTCGGTACATCCCGTCGGCGAGACGGGGCGTTGGGACCCGAAAACCACCGCAGGTTTTCTGCACGACATCGGTGGCACCGACCTCACACCGGACCCGATGACCCCCTCGCTGGTGCAGTACGCCGAATCCGGAGTGATCTCGGGTTCGGAGGCGGCACGCCTGCGCAGGGCCGGCCTCATCACTCGCAGCGTCCCCGGTGCCGATCACGCACCGCACGTCAGCTCGTACGACGAGTTTCTGTCGTCTTTGGACGGATGGATCTGA
- a CDS encoding SDR family NAD(P)-dependent oxidoreductase encodes MDLQLTGKRVFISGSTQGIGYAVAAACVAEGAAVILNGRDPKRVTGAVTRLRDAVPGGDVSGIAADLADPAQVQLLLEELGPVDVLINNAGIFDVAPLGEISDEEWLRYFQVNAMSGVRLARGLLAPMLERGWGRIIFIGTESAVDVPGDMLHYGATKAAALAFANGLAKLTRGTAVTVNTVLGGPTYSDGVAQTVKQIATAQSVPEETLKAALVREGSLIQRFIEPDEIANLVAYLASPLSSATNGATLRADGGVLQTVC; translated from the coding sequence ATGGATTTGCAGCTGACGGGCAAGAGGGTTTTCATCAGCGGCTCGACCCAAGGGATCGGCTACGCGGTTGCCGCGGCCTGTGTCGCGGAGGGCGCGGCGGTGATTCTCAACGGTCGGGACCCGAAGCGGGTGACGGGCGCGGTGACTCGGCTGCGCGACGCGGTCCCGGGCGGTGATGTCTCAGGCATCGCCGCCGATCTCGCCGACCCCGCGCAGGTCCAGTTGCTCCTTGAGGAGCTCGGTCCGGTTGACGTCCTGATCAACAACGCGGGGATATTCGATGTCGCGCCACTGGGCGAGATCTCCGATGAGGAATGGCTCCGCTACTTCCAGGTCAACGCCATGAGCGGCGTCCGCCTTGCGCGTGGCCTCCTCGCTCCGATGCTCGAACGCGGTTGGGGCCGGATCATCTTCATCGGGACGGAGTCCGCCGTTGACGTGCCCGGCGACATGCTGCACTACGGCGCGACGAAGGCCGCAGCGCTCGCCTTCGCGAACGGGCTCGCCAAGCTCACCCGCGGCACCGCCGTCACCGTCAACACCGTCCTGGGTGGACCCACTTACTCCGACGGCGTCGCTCAGACGGTCAAGCAGATCGCGACCGCCCAGTCCGTTCCCGAAGAAACACTGAAGGCGGCACTGGTGCGCGAGGGTTCACTCATCCAGCGGTTCATCGAGCCCGACGAGATCGCGAACCTGGTCGCCTACCTCGCCAGCCCGCTCTCCTCGGCCACCAACGGGGCCACGCTACGCGCGGACGGCGGCGTGCTCCAGACCGTGTGCTGA
- a CDS encoding ThuA domain-containing protein — MAITIIAATVMAMVLAPPAAAVDTGIRVLVFTAVESEGDEHLSTDSAIEFIEMSGRRHGFTMETTDDSGRFTSAGLADYDVVVWLNNVGEVLNERQRDAFEDWYRAGGGFVGIHAAGYAEPEWTYFDELLGARPRGGERDKTSQRTITVNTEHPAASNMPTEWTEQEDQWYRFDRDPEANEGTTILATIPSANGDVAKPIVWCREFDGGRSWYTAMGHRAKSYEDGDYMKMLRGGIAWVAGSGRQPLVENEDSAPAWPYSLSFIAWVAAVAAGGGLAVRALNRRDTAAEA; from the coding sequence ATGGCCATCACGATCATCGCCGCGACCGTCATGGCCATGGTGCTGGCACCACCGGCCGCCGCCGTCGACACCGGGATACGCGTACTCGTGTTCACCGCCGTCGAATCCGAGGGCGACGAGCACCTGTCCACCGACAGCGCCATCGAGTTCATCGAGATGAGCGGTCGGCGACACGGCTTCACCATGGAGACCACTGACGACAGTGGTCGGTTCACCTCCGCCGGGCTCGCCGATTACGACGTCGTCGTCTGGCTGAACAACGTGGGCGAGGTGCTCAACGAGCGACAACGTGACGCCTTCGAGGACTGGTACCGGGCCGGCGGTGGATTCGTGGGGATTCACGCCGCGGGCTACGCCGAACCGGAGTGGACGTACTTCGACGAACTACTGGGTGCCCGCCCCCGAGGTGGGGAACGTGACAAGACCTCGCAGCGCACCATCACCGTCAACACCGAGCATCCCGCCGCCTCCAATATGCCGACCGAATGGACCGAACAGGAGGATCAGTGGTACCGGTTCGATCGGGATCCGGAGGCGAATGAGGGAACCACGATCCTGGCGACGATCCCGTCGGCGAACGGGGACGTCGCCAAGCCGATCGTGTGGTGCCGCGAGTTCGACGGCGGACGTTCCTGGTACACCGCGATGGGTCACCGAGCCAAGTCCTATGAGGATGGCGACTACATGAAGATGCTGCGCGGTGGCATCGCCTGGGTGGCGGGCAGTGGGAGACAGCCACTGGTGGAGAACGAGGACTCGGCTCCGGCATGGCCGTACTCGCTGTCGTTCATCGCCTGGGTGGCCGCGGTCGCGGCCGGTGGTGGACTGGCGGTTCGGGCACTCAACCGGCGGGACACCGCCGCGGAGGCCTGA
- a CDS encoding ABC transporter permease, translated as MTTLTFQWMRLRTLRPGYLVERNFFVHRRAWLLMLTGLLEPLFYLLGLGVGVGALIGEITVGDRSFPYATYVAPAVFASAAMTAAISETTFNVFGKLKFAKIYDGITATPMRPMDIALGEGLWALIRGVIYLIAFVAVMALLGMVDSAWALLAIPAGILLGAAFVGIGLTLSTFFKSWTDFDWVMALVFVMFFFSGTFAPIDNYPVVLQWVVYLSPLYHGIELTRGVMLAMPSWTMLINVAYLALVCVIGLAIASKRMARLLYK; from the coding sequence ATGACCACATTGACCTTCCAATGGATGCGGTTGCGAACACTTCGGCCCGGCTACCTGGTCGAACGTAACTTCTTCGTGCACCGGCGAGCCTGGCTGCTCATGCTGACCGGTCTCCTGGAGCCGCTGTTCTACCTGTTGGGCCTCGGCGTGGGCGTCGGTGCCCTGATCGGTGAGATCACCGTCGGCGACCGCAGCTTCCCGTATGCGACGTATGTGGCGCCCGCGGTGTTCGCCAGTGCGGCGATGACCGCCGCGATCTCGGAGACCACGTTCAACGTGTTCGGCAAACTGAAGTTCGCCAAAATCTACGACGGCATCACCGCGACCCCGATGCGTCCCATGGACATCGCGCTGGGGGAGGGGCTGTGGGCACTGATCCGAGGGGTGATCTACCTGATCGCGTTCGTCGCGGTCATGGCGCTGCTGGGCATGGTGGACTCGGCGTGGGCGTTGCTGGCGATCCCGGCGGGAATCCTGTTGGGAGCGGCCTTCGTGGGCATCGGACTGACGCTGTCGACCTTCTTCAAGAGCTGGACCGACTTCGACTGGGTCATGGCGCTCGTCTTCGTCATGTTCTTCTTCTCCGGGACGTTCGCCCCCATCGACAACTATCCGGTGGTACTGCAGTGGGTGGTGTACCTGTCGCCGCTGTATCACGGCATCGAACTGACGCGTGGCGTCATGCTCGCCATGCCGTCGTGGACCATGCTCATCAACGTCGCCTACCTGGCGTTGGTCTGCGTGATCGGTCTCGCGATCGCCTCGAAACGGATGGCACGCCTGCTCTACAAATAG
- a CDS encoding VOC family protein has product MTHIGSAFLPVSDPEAAAKWYSGTFGWQVLSIEDHAAVLQTSGSAKLTLMGPKSGISAQPGLAWAPFNLIAADLDELRERLNQIGGDVGEVNGDDETCFWFTAKDSDGNTLLIADR; this is encoded by the coding sequence GTGACACACATTGGGAGCGCATTTCTGCCGGTCAGTGACCCCGAAGCCGCCGCGAAGTGGTATTCGGGGACATTCGGGTGGCAGGTTCTGAGCATCGAGGACCACGCGGCGGTCCTACAGACATCCGGGTCGGCCAAGCTGACGTTGATGGGCCCCAAGAGCGGCATCAGTGCCCAGCCCGGACTAGCGTGGGCACCGTTCAACCTGATCGCCGCAGACCTTGACGAACTACGTGAACGCCTCAACCAGATCGGCGGTGACGTTGGTGAGGTCAACGGCGACGACGAGACCTGTTTCTGGTTCACCGCCAAGGACTCGGACGGCAATACCCTGCTCATCGCCGACCGCTGA